A stretch of Deinococcus cellulosilyticus NBRC 106333 = KACC 11606 DNA encodes these proteins:
- a CDS encoding S41 family peptidase — MRWKQMTVWWLLGGVGLAASPAEDLYTQSTKVLQDYYFGYSTQNLGTLINTYRTELEDACKPRVDTCPVEVGRSTLEHLLSDLNDPHTYYLYPEESVERDRAQAGQGSLTPRIGLTTAPLPSKERVVLFVRDDGPAFRAGIRAGDLVTAVAGKDLRETAADGGNLIAEYTQKNQPFELTVQRGSNVLNFTVQGEVLMQAPLPTLTTGTGLPEGVGLLQIPDFEAYQEVGTKVHALVREANTRNLKALIVDLRNNEGGLLMEWISAVAPFAPNPAVLSVAKDEVSRLEYRRGSLQLRVNDVLATTFYSIRSPEEWNGKLAVLVNKDTASSGEYFAYFLQKTGVKIIGEPTAGLLNTASQTFDLPDQGALVITTVKSASPDGTPYPERLTPDILVSDDLTARAGTLLDPLVRRALEEFELTL; from the coding sequence ATGCGTTGGAAACAGATGACAGTGTGGTGGTTGCTGGGTGGGGTCGGTCTGGCCGCCAGCCCGGCAGAGGATCTGTACACCCAGTCCACAAAGGTGCTGCAGGATTACTACTTTGGGTACAGCACCCAGAATCTGGGGACGCTGATCAACACCTACAGGACGGAGCTTGAAGACGCCTGCAAACCCCGGGTGGACACCTGTCCGGTGGAAGTGGGCCGTTCCACCCTGGAACACCTGCTCAGTGACCTGAATGACCCCCACACGTACTACCTGTATCCAGAAGAAAGCGTTGAGCGGGATCGTGCCCAGGCAGGTCAGGGTTCCCTCACCCCCAGAATTGGCCTGACCACTGCCCCTCTTCCCAGCAAAGAACGGGTGGTGCTGTTCGTTCGGGACGATGGTCCTGCCTTCCGGGCAGGCATCCGCGCAGGAGATCTGGTGACTGCAGTGGCAGGGAAGGATCTCCGGGAAACCGCCGCAGATGGTGGGAACCTGATTGCCGAGTACACCCAGAAAAACCAGCCGTTTGAACTGACCGTCCAACGAGGCAGCAACGTCCTGAATTTCACCGTGCAGGGAGAAGTGCTGATGCAGGCCCCTCTACCCACACTCACCACGGGCACAGGGCTCCCGGAAGGGGTGGGACTGCTGCAGATTCCCGACTTTGAAGCCTACCAGGAGGTGGGCACCAAAGTGCATGCCCTGGTGCGGGAAGCCAACACCCGGAACCTCAAGGCCCTGATCGTGGACCTGCGCAACAACGAGGGAGGCCTCCTGATGGAGTGGATCAGTGCAGTCGCACCTTTTGCTCCAAATCCTGCTGTGCTCAGCGTGGCGAAAGATGAGGTCAGCAGGCTGGAGTACCGCCGGGGCAGCCTGCAGTTGCGGGTCAATGATGTGCTGGCCACCACCTTCTACTCGATCCGTTCCCCTGAAGAATGGAATGGAAAACTGGCTGTACTGGTCAACAAGGACACGGCATCAAGTGGAGAATACTTCGCATACTTCCTGCAGAAAACCGGCGTGAAAATCATCGGGGAGCCCACTGCAGGACTGCTGAACACCGCCTCGCAGACTTTTGACCTGCCTGATCAGGGAGCACTGGTCATCACCACCGTCAAATCTGCCAGTCCAGATGGCACCCCCTACCCCGAGCGCCTGACACCAGATATTCTGGTTTCTGATGACCTGACGGCCCGGGCAGGTACCCTGCTCGACCCACTGGTCAGACGTGCCCTGGAGGAATTTGAATTGACCTTATGA
- the udk gene encoding uridine kinase, whose amino-acid sequence MQKPFLIGIAGGTGCGKTTVTERIVSTVGADRVTVIVQDNYYRDQAHMDFEERLQTNYDHPAAFDWELLFRHLDALMNGVGIDMPTYDFVAYTRAAETIHLKPSPVLVLDGIFALYEEKIRDLMGLKIFVDADADVRFIRRMLRDTEERGRTVKSVIDQYMDYVRPMHLQFIEPTKRYADVIIPHGGHNEPALEMLSARIRSLGQS is encoded by the coding sequence GTGCAAAAACCCTTTCTGATCGGCATCGCCGGAGGCACCGGCTGTGGAAAAACCACCGTCACCGAGCGCATCGTGAGCACCGTGGGTGCAGACCGCGTTACCGTGATTGTGCAGGACAACTATTACCGGGACCAGGCCCACATGGATTTCGAGGAGCGCCTGCAGACCAATTACGACCATCCCGCAGCGTTCGACTGGGAACTGCTGTTCAGGCATCTGGACGCCCTGATGAACGGTGTGGGCATCGACATGCCCACCTACGATTTCGTGGCCTACACCCGCGCTGCAGAGACCATCCACCTGAAACCCAGCCCTGTGCTGGTTCTGGACGGCATCTTTGCCCTGTACGAGGAAAAAATCCGGGACCTGATGGGCCTGAAGATCTTCGTGGATGCCGATGCCGATGTGCGGTTCATCCGTCGGATGCTCAGGGACACCGAAGAGCGCGGGCGCACGGTCAAGAGCGTGATTGACCAGTACATGGATTATGTGCGCCCCATGCACCTGCAGTTCATCGAGCCCACCAAGCGTTATGCAGACGTGATCATTCCCCACGGGGGGCACAATGAGCCTGCGCTGGAGATGCTCTCGGCCCGCATTCGCAGCCTCGGACAGTCTTAA
- a CDS encoding DUF5693 family protein codes for MKSLRTLLYALLCLSLIPALILGWNRIQFERAQQVTVLTMDMPTLHDQALALGKTDDELLSEYRKRGVNGLAIYEDMVKDRIDRGELMMVGGYALMALHPEAKLRPNWAYYRSLKPGSAEDLVTRYTLKSEKAEVAGQTWYGFPVDLASYPAGPNLEEINRRKSEGWVVSYRPWNHPAVIRPEQYLPDVPILIFNGLNLYNYDHPENQEPYLEAIRKSGAAVGLIEFTEQKGLSDMARVLPAVRVFSLSRDYQATLDPEEFGSKVVLGARERYMQVLYVRPFNTIEDTNLMIDKVMKGLELASIRLGQPTPEDYHPSTLLRALSCVGPLVALLLVVMSYPLQWLGRLAGLGTLGLAVVVAGPNLMAFSLLAAMVFPALGFLLYRKTPWDWLRATLISFMGVFFLTAIGTTRGGMLGLDPFEGVSLTLLMPVALYLGSLFPDQDIRKTLSDLYNTKIQAGDLVVAGIGLVVIALVVLRRGNATGASVSEAEAALREFLQNGMVRPRFKDIMGHPAAILGLSGHFPPYITIAFMTVGVIGQASLVNTFEHFHTPLLISLLRAVNGVAFGAVVGFVLLPIVRWLVNWFKQYRVVRA; via the coding sequence GTGAAATCCCTCAGAACGCTGCTTTATGCGCTTTTGTGTTTAAGTCTGATTCCAGCGTTGATTCTGGGCTGGAACCGCATTCAATTTGAGCGGGCCCAGCAGGTGACGGTGCTGACCATGGACATGCCCACCCTGCACGACCAGGCCCTTGCCCTTGGCAAAACCGACGATGAGTTGCTCTCCGAATACCGGAAGCGTGGGGTGAACGGTCTGGCCATTTACGAGGACATGGTCAAAGACCGCATTGACCGGGGAGAACTCATGATGGTCGGGGGTTATGCCCTGATGGCCCTGCACCCCGAGGCGAAGTTGCGTCCCAACTGGGCGTACTACCGCAGCCTGAAACCCGGGTCAGCAGAGGATCTGGTGACCCGCTACACCCTGAAATCCGAGAAGGCAGAGGTCGCCGGTCAAACGTGGTACGGCTTCCCGGTGGACCTCGCCTCCTATCCTGCAGGCCCCAACCTTGAAGAGATCAACCGCCGCAAGAGTGAAGGCTGGGTGGTGAGCTACCGTCCCTGGAACCACCCTGCGGTGATCCGTCCCGAGCAGTACCTTCCTGATGTACCCATCCTGATTTTCAACGGCCTGAACCTCTACAATTACGACCACCCTGAAAACCAGGAGCCCTATCTGGAGGCCATCCGCAAGTCGGGTGCTGCCGTGGGCCTGATCGAGTTCACCGAGCAGAAAGGCCTCTCCGACATGGCGAGGGTGCTGCCTGCGGTGCGGGTGTTCAGCCTGAGCCGGGATTACCAGGCGACCCTTGATCCCGAGGAGTTCGGCTCCAAGGTGGTGCTCGGGGCGCGTGAGCGGTACATGCAGGTGCTTTACGTGCGGCCTTTCAACACCATCGAAGACACCAACCTGATGATCGACAAGGTGATGAAGGGGCTGGAACTCGCCAGCATTCGTCTGGGCCAGCCCACACCTGAGGATTACCACCCCAGCACACTGCTGCGTGCCCTGAGCTGCGTGGGTCCTCTGGTGGCCTTGCTGCTGGTGGTGATGTCTTATCCATTGCAATGGCTGGGTCGTCTGGCTGGACTGGGCACCCTCGGTCTGGCTGTGGTGGTGGCCGGTCCCAACCTGATGGCTTTCTCCCTGCTTGCCGCCATGGTGTTTCCTGCACTGGGCTTTCTGCTTTACCGCAAGACCCCCTGGGACTGGCTGAGGGCCACCCTGATCAGCTTCATGGGGGTGTTCTTCCTGACGGCCATCGGGACCACCCGTGGAGGCATGCTGGGTCTGGACCCTTTTGAAGGGGTTTCCCTGACCCTTCTGATGCCCGTGGCCCTGTACCTGGGCAGCCTGTTTCCCGACCAGGACATCCGCAAGACCCTCAGCGACCTGTACAACACCAAAATTCAGGCTGGAGACCTTGTGGTGGCCGGAATCGGTCTGGTGGTGATTGCCCTGGTGGTGCTTCGCCGTGGAAATGCCACAGGGGCCAGTGTGTCCGAGGCGGAAGCCGCCCTGCGGGAGTTCTTGCAAAACGGCATGGTCCGTCCGCGCTTCAAGGACATCATGGGGCACCCTGCTGCCATTCTGGGCCTGAGCGGGCATTTCCCGCCTTACATCACCATCGCATTCATGACGGTGGGGGTGATTGGTCAGGCCAGTCTGGTCAACACCTTTGAGCACTTCCACACGCCCCTCCTGATCAGTCTGCTGCGTGCCGTGAATGGTGTGGCTTTTGGGGCAGTGGTTGGCTTTGTGCTGCTGCCCATCGTGCGCTGGCTTGTGAACTGGTTCAAGCAGTACCGGGTGGTGCGGGCATGA
- the csaB gene encoding polysaccharide pyruvyl transferase CsaB has translation MKVLLSGYYGFDNTGDEAILLAITRELKAMGHEPWVLSNNPDQTEAFTGAKAFPRMKPLGLLSALAGCQVLLSGGGGLLQDKTSSRNLTYYLTVIQTAKMLGKRVAVFNQSIGPLTEEGKKRIQGPLARTVNIVRDQKSKNLLESLGLQAHLGGDPALLLKPSKTLPRDPNRIVIAPRGDEKDITDRLKPVVRDLTARGFRVQIISFHPHVDDVAARALEQAGQNVEVLSTSDPQLALDQISAAGHVIGVRLHAVILAAAARVKFTGIHYDPKVEGFCDDALMPTFPRDFNPSELLHTIIRDARPDWTGVEAMTLRARESFRLAVEGK, from the coding sequence ATGAAAGTGCTGCTCAGCGGTTACTACGGATTCGACAACACTGGAGATGAGGCCATCTTGCTGGCCATCACCCGTGAACTGAAGGCCATGGGTCATGAGCCCTGGGTGCTCAGCAACAACCCTGACCAGACCGAGGCCTTCACCGGAGCAAAGGCGTTCCCTCGCATGAAACCTCTGGGCTTGCTCTCTGCTCTGGCAGGGTGCCAGGTGCTGCTTTCCGGTGGGGGAGGCCTCCTGCAGGACAAAACCAGCAGCCGCAACCTCACCTATTACCTGACTGTGATCCAGACGGCAAAGATGCTGGGCAAGCGGGTGGCGGTCTTCAACCAGAGCATCGGACCCCTGACCGAAGAAGGCAAAAAGCGCATTCAGGGACCCCTGGCCCGCACGGTCAACATCGTGCGGGACCAGAAAAGCAAAAACCTGCTGGAAAGCCTGGGGCTGCAAGCCCATCTGGGGGGTGATCCTGCCCTCCTCCTGAAACCCTCAAAGACCCTGCCCAGAGACCCCAACCGCATTGTGATTGCCCCCAGAGGGGACGAAAAGGACATCACGGACCGCCTGAAACCCGTGGTGCGGGACCTGACTGCAAGGGGCTTTAGGGTGCAGATCATCTCTTTTCACCCCCATGTGGACGATGTGGCCGCACGTGCCCTTGAGCAGGCCGGGCAGAATGTGGAGGTGCTCTCCACCAGTGATCCACAGCTGGCCCTCGATCAGATTTCTGCTGCCGGGCACGTGATCGGCGTGCGCCTGCATGCGGTCATTCTGGCCGCAGCTGCACGGGTCAAATTCACCGGCATCCACTATGATCCCAAAGTGGAGGGTTTTTGCGATGACGCCCTGATGCCCACCTTCCCCAGAGATTTCAACCCATCTGAACTGCTGCACACCATCATCCGGGACGCCAGACCCGACTGGACAGGTGTGGAAGCCATGACCCTCAGGGCCAGAGAGAGTTTCAGGCTGGCTGTGGAAGGCAAGTAA
- a CDS encoding ROK family protein yields the protein MSLIGVDLGGTKIAVAVVQEGSITHKSVEPTPKDGWVSVLDQIARQVEELRQHVPDLETVGVGLPGPLDFKQGMVKFAPNIYGFENVPVRSYLAEKLNMHVDIENDANAAALGEGVYGAGRGTDSSVFITISTGIGGGIVLNGRVIRGAHGVGGEIGHVTALPYGTVAGSGVVGGLEALCSGTAIARDASFALNKPTTTAEAFQLAQDGHPIAKRVVETAMTHIGTLVANLQLTIDPEVFVLGGGVSSVGDYFINFVRDVAIDRLGNFDVRPEIRLAALGTDAGVIGAALAGRKF from the coding sequence ATGTCACTGATCGGCGTAGACCTAGGAGGCACCAAGATTGCAGTTGCAGTGGTGCAGGAAGGCAGCATCACCCATAAGAGCGTGGAACCCACCCCCAAAGACGGCTGGGTCAGCGTTCTGGATCAAATCGCAAGACAGGTGGAAGAACTCAGGCAGCACGTGCCTGACCTGGAAACCGTCGGCGTGGGTCTCCCCGGGCCTCTGGATTTCAAACAGGGCATGGTGAAATTTGCCCCCAACATTTACGGTTTTGAAAATGTGCCTGTGCGCAGCTACCTCGCTGAGAAACTGAACATGCACGTGGACATCGAGAACGACGCCAACGCCGCCGCCCTCGGTGAAGGGGTGTACGGTGCAGGTCGCGGCACCGACTCCAGCGTGTTCATCACCATCTCCACCGGGATCGGTGGGGGCATCGTGCTGAATGGCCGCGTCATCCGTGGGGCGCACGGTGTGGGCGGAGAAATCGGTCACGTGACCGCCCTGCCTTATGGCACCGTCGCGGGTTCCGGCGTGGTCGGTGGCCTTGAAGCCCTCTGCAGCGGCACTGCCATTGCCAGAGATGCCAGCTTTGCCCTCAACAAGCCCACCACCACTGCAGAAGCCTTCCAGCTTGCGCAGGACGGTCACCCCATTGCAAAACGTGTGGTGGAAACCGCCATGACCCACATCGGTACGCTGGTCGCCAACCTGCAGCTCACCATCGACCCTGAAGTGTTCGTGCTCGGGGGTGGGGTCAGCAGCGTCGGAGATTACTTCATCAACTTCGTGCGGGATGTGGCCATTGACCGACTGGGCAACTTTGATGTGCGCCCTGAAATCCGTCTGGCCGCCCTTGGCACCGATGCTGGCGTGATTGGCGCAGCCCTCGCTGGACGCAAGTTCTAA